In Thermomonas carbonis, a single genomic region encodes these proteins:
- a CDS encoding GDSL-type esterase/lipase family protein yields the protein MRILLLILAVLLAMSSATAEAQSPKRVFIVGDSTASEYGSERAPRQGWGMQLQSFLDPAAWQVKNHAQSGRSSRSFIDEGWLKPVEASLTRGNVLLIQFGHNDEKAEDPTRYNEPAQAFPQWLMRYVALAREKGATPILITPLARRKFERGSKIDQLLDTHGAYSIAVRELAKREQVGLIDLDAASTAWLRALGDDASKPFYMHVPEQKLADDTHLQARGATAVACLVVGAWKTLDPALAKTVVRDTDCGARDTALADRAAQAHPSQVVHEADIARQQPGPHGGAGTTTAYPFFADAPGLSFFFRKRVLHKGAGIGMHQHDKDEVYYVVSGKGRYIMDGTIRDVGPGDAMLTRTGSTHSLMQAGEDDLVILLAYPKAAN from the coding sequence ATGCGCATCCTGTTGCTGATCCTTGCCGTATTGCTCGCGATGTCGAGTGCGACGGCCGAAGCGCAATCGCCGAAGCGCGTCTTCATCGTCGGCGACTCCACCGCCAGCGAGTACGGCTCCGAGCGCGCACCGCGCCAGGGCTGGGGCATGCAACTCCAGTCCTTCCTCGATCCCGCGGCGTGGCAGGTAAAGAACCACGCGCAGTCCGGGCGCAGTTCGCGCAGCTTCATCGATGAAGGCTGGCTGAAGCCGGTGGAGGCATCGCTGACGCGTGGCAACGTGCTGCTGATCCAGTTCGGCCACAACGACGAGAAGGCCGAAGACCCGACCCGCTACAACGAACCCGCGCAGGCGTTCCCGCAGTGGCTGATGCGCTACGTCGCGCTGGCGCGCGAGAAGGGCGCCACGCCGATCCTCATTACCCCGCTGGCGCGACGCAAGTTCGAGCGCGGCAGCAAGATCGACCAGTTGCTGGACACGCACGGTGCGTACTCGATCGCGGTGCGCGAATTGGCGAAGCGCGAGCAGGTCGGATTGATCGATCTCGATGCCGCAAGCACTGCATGGTTACGCGCGCTCGGCGACGACGCATCGAAGCCGTTTTACATGCACGTGCCCGAGCAGAAGCTCGCCGACGACACCCACCTGCAGGCACGCGGCGCGACCGCTGTGGCATGCCTTGTCGTAGGCGCCTGGAAGACGCTGGATCCGGCGCTTGCGAAAACCGTGGTGCGCGATACCGACTGCGGCGCACGCGACACCGCATTGGCGGATCGCGCCGCGCAGGCGCATCCCTCGCAAGTCGTGCACGAAGCCGACATCGCCCGCCAGCAGCCCGGCCCGCACGGCGGTGCCGGCACCACCACCGCGTATCCGTTCTTCGCCGATGCGCCCGGCCTGAGCTTCTTCTTCCGCAAGCGCGTGCTGCACAAGGGTGCCGGCATCGGCATGCACCAGCACGACAAGGACGAGGTCTATTACGTCGTCAGCGGCAAGGGCCGCTACATCATGGACGGCACGATCCGCGACGTCGGCCCGGGCGACGCCATGCTCACCCGCACCGGCAGCACCCATTCGCTGATGCAGGCCGGCGAGGACGATCTGGTGATCCTGCTCGCGTATCCGAAGGCCGCGAACTAG
- a CDS encoding SDR family oxidoreductase encodes MSSPRWTLDGQRALVTGASAGIGLAICRELLGLGAQVLMVARDAAALEQARAELEDEFPGPEDAVLALPADVTDEEQRNEILDWATDLGGLHLLVNNAGGNITRPVLDYGEDQWRGIFEVNLFSAFELCRGAYPLLAKHASSAIVNVGSVSGITHVRSGAPYGMSKAALQQMTRNLAVEWAEDGVRVNSVAPWYIRTRRTSTKLADPDYLDEVLLRTPLGRIGEPEEVAAVVAFLCMPASSYITGECIAVDGGFLRYGF; translated from the coding sequence ATGTCTTCACCACGCTGGACCCTGGATGGACAACGCGCGCTGGTGACCGGTGCCAGCGCCGGCATCGGCCTGGCGATCTGCCGCGAATTGCTGGGCCTGGGCGCGCAGGTGCTGATGGTCGCGCGCGACGCCGCCGCGCTGGAGCAGGCGCGCGCCGAACTTGAAGACGAATTCCCCGGTCCCGAGGACGCGGTGCTGGCGCTGCCTGCCGATGTCACCGACGAAGAACAGCGCAACGAGATCCTCGATTGGGCGACGGACCTGGGCGGCCTGCACCTGCTGGTCAACAACGCCGGCGGCAACATCACCCGCCCGGTGCTCGACTACGGTGAAGACCAGTGGCGCGGCATCTTCGAGGTCAATCTGTTTTCCGCGTTCGAACTCTGCCGCGGCGCGTACCCGTTGCTGGCGAAACACGCGTCATCGGCCATCGTCAACGTGGGCAGCGTATCCGGCATCACCCACGTGCGCAGCGGTGCGCCCTACGGCATGAGCAAGGCCGCGCTGCAGCAGATGACCCGCAACCTCGCGGTGGAATGGGCGGAGGACGGCGTGCGCGTGAACTCGGTGGCCCCGTGGTACATCCGCACCCGCCGCACCAGCACCAAGCTGGCCGATCCCGACTACCTCGATGAAGTCCTCCTGCGCACCCCGCTGGGCCGCATCGGCGAACCCGAGGAAGTGGCGGCCGTGGTGGCATTCCTGTGCATGCCGGCGTCCAGCTACATCACCGGTGAGTGCATCGCGGTGGATGGCGGGTTCTTGCGTTACGGGTTCTGA